A window of Tripterygium wilfordii isolate XIE 37 chromosome 7, ASM1340144v1, whole genome shotgun sequence contains these coding sequences:
- the LOC120002461 gene encoding uncharacterized protein LOC120002461 codes for MDLILVLSFADAEKGLLSIDSDLNRDEIISRQLARVKDLDDLDKEFKRIRALEYSPKSATRLREGMEGTNLDPVNLYNRFNASDPPDVEWIYLNGILNTVKYELAFDNSGNV; via the exons ATGGA TTta ATACTTGTCCTGTCATTTGCGGATGCTGAGAAGGGGTTGTTGTCCATAGATTCAGATCTGAACAGAGATGAAATAATATCTAGGCAGCTGGCAAGGGTGAAAGATCTTGACGATTTAGACAAAGAGTTCAAAA GGATTCGAGCATTAGAGTACTCGCCGAAAAGTGCTACAAGATTGCGTGAAGGAATGGAAGGGACGAATTTGGATCCAGTAAATCTTTACAACCGATTCAATGCATCAGATCCACCAG ATGTCGAATGGATTTATTTGAATGGAATACTTAATACTGTGAAGTATGAACTTGCATTTGATAATTCTGGGAATGTATAA